One Sphingomonas sp. KR3-1 DNA segment encodes these proteins:
- a CDS encoding phosphoglycerate kinase — translation MARNFKTLDDMGEIAGKRVLVREDLNVPMADGQVTDDTRLRAAVQTVAELADKGARVVVLAHFGRPKGQRNPEMSLSLVTQPFSQVLGREVRFIDSDGAADAIAAMGEGDIALLENTRFDPGEEKNSPETVDALAALGDLYVNDAFSAAHRAHASTEGLAHKLPAFAGRQMEAELDALDKALGNPEHPVAAVVGGAKVSSKLDVLRNLVEKVDHLIIGGGMANTFLAARGVDVGKSLCEHDLTGTADEILDAADKANCTVHLPYDVVVSKEFAANPPSLRTVNVHEVAADEMILDIGPAATEALADVLKTCRTLVWNGPLGAFETPPFDTATVSLAKTAAALTKEGQLVSVAGGGDTVAALNQAGVSDDFTFVSTAGGAFLEWMEGKELPGVAALSR, via the coding sequence ATGGCGCGGAACTTCAAGACGCTCGACGATATGGGCGAGATCGCCGGCAAGCGCGTGCTGGTCCGCGAGGACCTCAACGTGCCGATGGCCGATGGCCAGGTGACCGACGACACGCGGCTGCGTGCTGCGGTGCAGACCGTCGCCGAGCTGGCGGACAAGGGCGCCAGGGTCGTGGTCCTCGCGCATTTCGGGCGGCCCAAGGGCCAGCGCAATCCCGAGATGAGCCTGTCGCTGGTCACCCAGCCGTTCAGCCAGGTGCTCGGCCGCGAAGTGCGCTTCATCGACAGCGACGGCGCGGCGGACGCGATCGCGGCGATGGGCGAGGGCGATATCGCGCTGCTCGAGAATACCCGCTTCGATCCGGGCGAGGAGAAGAACAGCCCCGAGACCGTCGACGCGCTCGCCGCGCTGGGCGATCTCTACGTCAACGACGCCTTCTCGGCGGCGCACCGCGCGCATGCCTCGACCGAGGGGCTTGCCCACAAGCTGCCCGCCTTTGCCGGCCGCCAGATGGAAGCCGAGCTCGACGCGCTCGACAAGGCGCTCGGCAATCCCGAGCATCCGGTCGCGGCGGTGGTCGGCGGCGCCAAGGTCTCGTCCAAGCTCGACGTGCTGCGCAACCTCGTCGAGAAGGTCGACCACCTGATCATCGGCGGCGGCATGGCCAACACCTTCCTCGCCGCGCGCGGCGTCGATGTGGGCAAGTCGCTGTGCGAGCACGACCTGACCGGCACTGCCGATGAGATCCTCGACGCGGCCGACAAGGCGAACTGCACCGTGCACTTGCCCTATGACGTGGTCGTGTCGAAGGAATTCGCCGCCAACCCGCCGAGCCTGCGCACTGTCAACGTCCACGAGGTCGCGGCCGACGAGATGATCCTCGACATCGGCCCGGCGGCGACCGAGGCGCTGGCGGACGTGCTCAAGACCTGCCGCACGCTCGTCTGGAACGGCCCGCTCGGCGCGTTCGAGACGCCGCCGTTCGACACCGCGACCGTCAGCCTCGCCAAGACCGCGGCCGCGCTGACCAAGGAAGGCCAACTCGTCTCGGTCGCCGGCGGCGGCGATACGGTGGCGGCGCTCAACCAGGCCGGCGTCTCGGACGATTTCACCTTCGTCTCGACCGCGGGCGGCGCCTTCCTCGAATGGATGGAAGGCAAGGAACTGCCCGGGGTCGCTGCGCTCTCGCGCTGA
- the gap gene encoding type I glyceraldehyde-3-phosphate dehydrogenase, translated as MTKVAINGFGRIGRLVARAILERPDSGLELVTINDLADAKSNAWLFSRDSVHGKYPGTVSADGDDLVVDGKRIKVTKERDPANLPHGENGVELVLECTGFFTDRASAQKHIDAGAKKVLISAPGKNVDLTVVFGVNHDKLEAGHTIVSNASCTTNCLAPVAKVLNDAIGIERGLMTTVHAYTNDQKILDQIHPDLRRARAAAMSIIPTTTGAARAVAEVLPELKGKLDGSAIRVPVPDGSLVDLTFTPKRDTTVEEVNSVLKAASENGPLKGILWYSDEPLVSIDIVHTSASSTVDSLETAVIDGKLVRVVSWYDNEWGFSNRMVDTASAMAKL; from the coding sequence ATGACGAAGGTTGCGATCAACGGGTTCGGGCGCATCGGTCGACTGGTGGCGCGCGCGATCCTCGAGCGCCCCGATAGCGGGCTCGAGCTGGTCACGATCAACGATCTCGCGGACGCCAAGTCGAATGCCTGGCTGTTCTCGCGCGACAGCGTGCACGGCAAGTATCCGGGCACCGTCTCGGCGGACGGCGACGACCTGGTCGTCGACGGCAAGCGCATCAAGGTGACCAAGGAGCGCGATCCCGCCAACCTGCCGCATGGCGAGAACGGCGTCGAGCTGGTGCTCGAGTGCACCGGCTTCTTCACCGACCGCGCCTCGGCCCAGAAGCACATCGATGCGGGTGCCAAGAAGGTGCTGATCTCGGCGCCTGGCAAGAATGTCGACCTCACCGTCGTGTTCGGCGTGAACCACGACAAGCTCGAGGCCGGCCACACGATCGTCTCGAACGCGTCGTGCACCACCAACTGCCTGGCGCCGGTCGCCAAGGTCCTCAACGACGCGATCGGCATCGAGCGCGGCCTGATGACCACGGTCCACGCCTATACCAACGACCAGAAGATCCTCGACCAGATCCACCCGGACCTGCGCCGCGCCCGCGCGGCCGCGATGAGCATCATCCCGACCACCACCGGTGCTGCCCGCGCCGTGGCCGAAGTGCTGCCCGAGCTGAAGGGCAAGCTGGACGGCTCGGCGATCCGCGTTCCGGTGCCGGATGGCTCGCTGGTCGACCTGACCTTCACGCCGAAGCGCGACACGACCGTCGAAGAGGTGAATTCGGTGCTCAAGGCGGCGTCGGAGAACGGTCCGCTCAAGGGCATCCTCTGGTATTCGGACGAGCCGCTCGTCTCGATCGACATCGTCCACACCTCGGCCTCGTCGACTGTCGACAGCCTGGAGACCGCGGTGATCGACGGCAAGCTGGTGCGCGTCGTCAGCTGGTACGACAACGAGTGGGGCTTCTCGAACCGCATGGTCGATACGGCGAGCGCCATGGCGAAACTGTGA
- the tkt gene encoding transketolase, which yields MTASFTDCANAIRALSMDAVEAANSGHPGMPMGMADVATVLFQNYLKFDPADPKWADRDRFVLSAGHGSMLLYSTLYLTGYARPTLQDIQDFRQIGSPCAGHPENFELPGVECTTGPLGQGFAMAVGMAAAERHLNATYGDDLVDHRTWVIAGDGCLMEGINHEAVGLAGHLKLGKLIVLWDDNKITIDGAVSLSSSEDIPARYRASGWQVVECDGHDQTDIARAIDEALASELPSLVKCRTVIGFGAPNKQGSSKVHGSPLGADEVAAARANLGWTYGPFEIPADIRETWLAAGKRGAPPHAEWKQRLEAHEDRAEFERRMRGELPAWFSMTDHIQGLIDAPQKVATRKASEMALEAINAQLPDTVGGSADLTGSNNTLTKGLGAFSAENYGSRYVYYGIREFGMSAAMNGMALHGGVIPYGGTFLVFADYARAAIRLSALQQARVVYVMTHDSIGLGEDGPTHQPVEHLASLRVIPNLDVYRPCDVVETAECWELALQKADGPGLLALSRQNLPQLRTEAGENRSARGAYALREAEAPRQVVLIATGSEVEIAVAVRDELEAQGIGADVVSMPCWERFDAQDAQYKRDLLPAHALKVSIEAGVTLGWERYTGLDGLNFGVDGFGASGPYLKLYEHFGLTAGAIVPQIVEKLNGEQA from the coding sequence GTGACCGCAAGCTTCACCGACTGCGCCAATGCCATCCGTGCATTGTCGATGGACGCCGTGGAGGCGGCCAATTCGGGGCACCCCGGCATGCCGATGGGCATGGCCGACGTCGCCACGGTGCTGTTCCAGAATTACCTGAAGTTCGATCCGGCCGACCCGAAATGGGCGGACCGCGATCGCTTCGTGCTGTCGGCCGGGCACGGCTCGATGCTGCTCTATTCGACGCTGTACCTCACCGGCTATGCGCGCCCGACGCTGCAGGACATCCAGGACTTCCGCCAGATCGGCAGCCCCTGCGCCGGCCACCCCGAGAATTTCGAGCTGCCCGGCGTGGAATGCACCACCGGCCCGCTCGGCCAGGGCTTCGCCATGGCGGTCGGCATGGCCGCCGCCGAGCGGCACCTCAACGCGACCTATGGCGACGATCTGGTCGACCACCGGACCTGGGTGATCGCCGGCGACGGCTGCCTGATGGAAGGCATCAACCATGAGGCGGTCGGCCTCGCCGGGCACCTCAAGCTCGGCAAGCTGATCGTGCTGTGGGACGACAACAAGATCACGATCGACGGCGCCGTGTCGCTCTCGTCGAGCGAGGACATCCCCGCGCGCTACCGCGCCTCGGGCTGGCAGGTCGTCGAGTGCGACGGCCATGACCAGACCGATATCGCCCGCGCGATCGATGAGGCGCTGGCGAGCGAGCTGCCTTCGCTGGTCAAGTGCCGCACCGTGATCGGCTTCGGCGCGCCGAACAAGCAGGGCTCGTCCAAGGTCCATGGCTCGCCGCTGGGTGCGGACGAAGTCGCCGCCGCGCGTGCGAACCTCGGCTGGACCTACGGACCGTTCGAGATCCCGGCCGACATCCGCGAGACCTGGCTGGCAGCCGGCAAGCGTGGCGCCCCGCCGCATGCCGAATGGAAGCAGCGCCTCGAAGCGCATGAGGACCGCGCCGAGTTCGAGCGTCGCATGCGCGGCGAGCTGCCGGCCTGGTTCTCGATGACCGACCATATCCAGGGGCTGATCGACGCGCCGCAAAAGGTCGCGACCCGCAAGGCGAGCGAGATGGCGCTCGAGGCGATCAACGCGCAGCTGCCCGACACGGTCGGCGGCTCGGCCGACCTCACCGGCTCGAACAACACGCTGACCAAGGGGCTGGGCGCCTTCTCGGCCGAGAATTACGGCAGCCGCTACGTCTATTACGGCATCCGCGAGTTCGGCATGTCCGCCGCGATGAACGGCATGGCGCTGCACGGCGGCGTCATCCCCTATGGCGGCACCTTCCTGGTCTTCGCCGACTATGCCCGCGCCGCGATCCGCCTCTCGGCGCTGCAGCAGGCGCGTGTCGTCTATGTGATGACGCACGACTCGATCGGCCTGGGCGAGGACGGCCCGACCCACCAGCCGGTCGAGCATCTCGCCAGCCTGCGCGTGATCCCGAACCTCGACGTCTATCGCCCGTGCGACGTGGTCGAGACCGCCGAATGCTGGGAGCTGGCGCTGCAGAAGGCGGACGGCCCCGGCCTGCTCGCGCTCAGCCGCCAGAACCTGCCGCAGCTGCGCACCGAGGCGGGCGAGAACCGCTCGGCACGCGGCGCGTACGCCCTTCGCGAGGCCGAGGCGCCGCGCCAGGTGGTGCTGATCGCCACCGGCTCGGAAGTCGAGATCGCGGTCGCCGTGCGCGACGAACTGGAAGCCCAAGGCATCGGCGCCGACGTCGTCTCGATGCCGTGCTGGGAGCGCTTCGATGCGCAGGATGCGCAGTACAAGCGCGACCTGCTGCCGGCGCACGCGCTCAAGGTCTCGATCGAGGCGGGCGTGACACTCGGTTGGGAGCGATACACGGGCTTGGATGGGCTAAACTTCGGCGTGGATGGATTTGGCGCCTCGGGACCCTATCTGAAGCTCTACGAGCATTTCGGGCTCACTGCGGGAGCCATCGTTCCGCAGATCGTCGAAAAGTTGAACGGAGAACAGGCATGA
- a CDS encoding DUF2842 domain-containing protein produces MAPGSVKPSWRKPAGALGIIAWIFLWVILVASFSQWIGQLPVLAQLPVYIVTGVVWVLPLGGVLRWMETGRWRAA; encoded by the coding sequence ATGGCACCAGGAAGCGTGAAGCCGAGTTGGCGCAAGCCCGCAGGCGCGCTGGGCATCATCGCCTGGATCTTCCTGTGGGTGATCCTGGTCGCGAGCTTCTCGCAGTGGATCGGCCAGCTCCCCGTGCTCGCGCAGCTGCCGGTCTACATCGTCACCGGCGTGGTCTGGGTGCTGCCGCTCGGCGGCGTGCTGCGCTGGATGGAGACGGGGCGCTGGCGCGCGGCCTAG
- a CDS encoding 5-formyltetrahydrofolate cyclo-ligase, with the protein MIDKLALRAQLRAERDAFAIEASEAILAPAHFLEMLNPGLIVATYVALGSEADPTQLAAAAAEAGCTLALPFVIDRATPIRFLAWQMGAPLVDGPFGLRQPAADSPEVPPDLILTPLVGFDARLNRLGQGAAHYDRAFARYPEAMRIGVAWAMQEVPAIPADIWDVPLHAVITEKGMTWHQEA; encoded by the coding sequence ATGATCGACAAGCTTGCCCTGCGGGCGCAGCTCCGTGCCGAGCGTGACGCCTTCGCCATCGAAGCGAGCGAGGCGATCCTCGCGCCTGCGCATTTCCTCGAGATGCTCAACCCCGGCCTGATCGTCGCCACCTATGTCGCGCTGGGCAGCGAGGCCGATCCGACCCAGCTTGCCGCCGCCGCTGCCGAAGCCGGCTGCACGCTCGCCCTGCCCTTCGTGATCGATCGCGCGACGCCGATCCGTTTCCTTGCTTGGCAGATGGGCGCGCCGCTGGTCGACGGCCCCTTCGGCCTGCGCCAGCCCGCCGCCGACAGCCCCGAGGTGCCGCCCGACCTGATCCTCACGCCGCTGGTCGGCTTCGACGCGCGGCTGAACCGCCTTGGGCAGGGTGCCGCCCATTATGACCGCGCCTTCGCCCGCTATCCCGAGGCCATGCGCATCGGCGTCGCCTGGGCGATGCAGGAAGTGCCGGCGATCCCGGCGGACATCTGGGACGTGCCGCTTCACGCAGTGATCACCGAGAAAGGCATGACATGGCACCAGGAAGCGTGA
- a CDS encoding AI-2E family transporter has product MGDGQKRDRLMAAMTLVAGIGLLLALPFALQAGSQFFLPLTTALVIAIALVPLLEWLERRRFPAAVAAFVCVLLFLVAANVALVSIVVPAWQWVRDLPAKIPQIQENLKPLIEFYSNLDQFVNKTVMNFASAPMKQPEVMAATPPRSLLDLFATSAPSALIEMFFAILVIYFFLSGWTRLRRNAITSRASFGGAMATARVIQDVVDDTSAYLGTITLINLTLGLIVASVLWIIGMPTPLMWGGIVTLLNYIPYFGPVFAAMLLAMGGLMTFPELGWAFVPPIVMIACHLVEANVVTPLIVGHRLTISPIMILISLSFWSWVWGTTGALLAVPLLIIIQTVVNAAGKPDIAGFLFEHGTLVNDPVDNRPLRRKSRDQSG; this is encoded by the coding sequence ATGGGCGACGGCCAGAAGCGCGACCGGCTGATGGCGGCGATGACGCTGGTGGCCGGGATCGGGCTGCTGCTCGCCCTGCCGTTCGCGCTGCAGGCCGGATCGCAGTTCTTCCTGCCGCTGACCACCGCGCTGGTGATCGCGATCGCGCTGGTGCCGCTGCTCGAATGGCTCGAGCGCCGGCGGTTTCCGGCGGCGGTCGCGGCGTTCGTCTGCGTGCTGCTGTTCCTGGTCGCGGCCAATGTCGCGCTCGTCTCGATCGTCGTGCCGGCCTGGCAGTGGGTGCGGGACCTTCCCGCCAAGATCCCGCAGATCCAGGAGAATCTGAAGCCGCTGATCGAGTTCTACTCGAACCTCGACCAGTTCGTGAACAAGACGGTGATGAACTTCGCCTCGGCGCCGATGAAGCAGCCCGAGGTGATGGCGGCGACCCCGCCGCGCTCGCTGCTCGACCTGTTCGCCACCTCGGCGCCGTCGGCGCTGATCGAGATGTTCTTCGCGATCCTGGTGATCTATTTCTTCCTCTCGGGCTGGACCCGGCTGCGCCGCAACGCGATCACCAGCCGGGCGAGCTTCGGCGGCGCGATGGCGACCGCGCGGGTGATCCAGGACGTGGTGGACGACACCTCGGCCTATCTCGGCACGATCACGCTGATCAACCTGACGCTGGGGCTCATCGTGGCGAGCGTGCTGTGGATCATCGGCATGCCGACGCCGCTGATGTGGGGCGGCATCGTTACGCTGCTCAACTACATCCCCTATTTCGGGCCGGTCTTCGCCGCGATGCTGCTTGCGATGGGCGGGCTGATGACCTTTCCCGAGCTGGGCTGGGCGTTCGTGCCGCCGATCGTGATGATCGCCTGCCACCTGGTCGAGGCGAACGTGGTGACGCCGCTGATCGTCGGGCACCGGCTCACGATCAGCCCGATCATGATCCTGATCTCGCTGAGCTTCTGGAGCTGGGTGTGGGGCACCACGGGGGCGCTGCTCGCGGTGCCGCTGCTGATCATCATCCAGACCGTGGTCAACGCCGCGGGCAAGCCGGACATCGCCGGTTTCCTGTTCGAGCACGGCACCTTGGTGAACGATCCTGTGGATAATCGTCCGCTGCGGCGAAAAAGTCGCGACCAATCCGGTTGA
- a CDS encoding FkbM family methyltransferase — translation MTVSREFVEAVYRALLGRAPENDEVVENAMHVADESAYLASVLGGPEFRLRHPGLVAQSQAWVWAEAGEDFILRVNLADHAIAWPAIEGHFEIAETAFIRSSVPPGARVMDVGANVGHHTMLMASIVGAQGRVLSFEPLPHLFEALRMSIERNGFGDIVAAHRIALSDRAGEIDMHFATRTDNWGGGRLVGDTGVRAGETRLAVPTLAMDALELEHLDFIKIDIEGAEPRAIEGGRELIGRTRPIVLSELHAPGLASVSQSTPDAYAGLFAQLGYRCHTLGRDGRLGELRRAGDDTELQNVVFIPDEFGSIAERHARMMAGRAGSPARGRMDDKIEVMN, via the coding sequence GTGACCGTCAGCCGGGAGTTCGTCGAAGCCGTATACCGGGCGCTGCTCGGCCGCGCGCCGGAGAACGACGAGGTCGTCGAGAATGCGATGCATGTCGCGGACGAGTCCGCGTATCTCGCCAGCGTTCTCGGCGGCCCGGAATTCCGGCTTCGACATCCCGGCCTGGTGGCGCAGTCTCAGGCCTGGGTCTGGGCGGAGGCCGGCGAGGATTTCATCCTGCGGGTCAACCTGGCCGACCATGCGATCGCGTGGCCGGCGATCGAGGGGCATTTCGAGATCGCCGAGACGGCGTTCATCCGCAGCAGCGTGCCACCCGGCGCGCGGGTGATGGATGTCGGCGCCAATGTCGGGCATCACACGATGCTGATGGCCTCGATCGTCGGTGCGCAGGGGCGGGTGCTGAGCTTCGAGCCGCTGCCGCATCTGTTCGAGGCGCTGCGGATGTCGATCGAGCGTAACGGCTTCGGCGATATCGTCGCCGCGCACCGGATCGCGCTCAGCGACCGGGCCGGCGAGATCGACATGCATTTCGCGACCCGTACCGACAATTGGGGCGGGGGCCGGCTGGTCGGCGATACCGGCGTGCGTGCCGGGGAGACCAGGCTCGCGGTTCCGACGCTGGCGATGGATGCGCTCGAGCTCGAGCATCTCGATTTCATCAAGATCGATATCGAAGGCGCCGAGCCGCGCGCGATCGAAGGCGGGCGCGAGCTGATCGGGCGCACCCGGCCGATCGTGCTCTCCGAGCTGCATGCGCCCGGCCTCGCCTCGGTGAGCCAGAGCACGCCGGACGCCTATGCCGGCCTGTTCGCGCAGCTGGGCTATCGCTGCCACACGCTCGGGCGCGACGGCCGGCTCGGCGAGCTCCGCCGCGCCGGCGACGACACGGAATTGCAGAACGTCGTCTTCATCCCCGACGAGTTCGGATCGATCGCGGAGCGGCACGCGCGCATGATGGCCGGACGAGCCGGGTCGCCTGCGCGCGGGCGAATGGACGACAAGATAGAGGTGATGAACTGA
- a CDS encoding GIY-YIG nuclease family protein codes for MAGFTYIIANRKNGALYTGVTAKMSRRALDHRDGAGSKFAAKYGIYRLVYVEFHEEIDNAILREKRIKKWRRAWKIALIEESNPDWRDLFFELNC; via the coding sequence ATGGCGGGCTTCACCTACATCATCGCCAACCGAAAGAACGGCGCTCTCTACACCGGCGTAACCGCGAAGATGTCCCGCCGCGCGCTCGATCACCGCGACGGAGCCGGCAGCAAGTTCGCCGCGAAATACGGCATCTACCGCTTGGTCTATGTCGAATTTCACGAAGAGATCGACAACGCGATCCTTCGTGAAAAGAGGATCAAGAAGTGGCGGCGGGCCTGGAAGATCGCACTGATCGAAGAGAGCAATCCCGACTGGCGCGACCTGTTCTTCGAGCTGAACTGCTGA
- a CDS encoding cell division protein ZapA translates to MADIDITVAGRSYAVAAREGDETHIRHLESILQKHSDTALRASGGLNAERTLVYLALILADLLDETERNPPEGVSPVLLERIADRLEAVAAALEEDASDA, encoded by the coding sequence ATGGCCGATATCGACATCACCGTTGCCGGCCGCAGCTATGCCGTCGCCGCGCGCGAAGGCGACGAGACGCACATCCGCCATCTCGAATCGATCCTCCAGAAGCATTCGGACACGGCGCTGCGCGCCTCGGGCGGGCTCAATGCCGAACGCACCCTGGTCTATCTCGCGCTGATCCTCGCCGACCTGCTCGACGAGACCGAGCGCAATCCGCCCGAGGGCGTCTCCCCGGTGCTGCTCGAGCGCATCGCCGACCGGCTCGAGGCGGTGGCGGCCGCGCTCGAAGAGGATGCGTCGGACGCCTGA
- a CDS encoding glycerol kinase: MGENILVIDEGTTSTRAMLFAPSGKCLGSHAAEITQHYPGPGLVEHDANEIWRRSLECAHAMVQQAGGADRIAAIGITNQRETIVFWDKTTGEPLAPAIVWQDRRSAALCSQWRDAGEEPGVQARTGLLLDPYFSGTKIAWAMRNWPQLKGVGDRLAIGTIESWLVWKLTGGLHVTDATNASRTLLMGLGSGGWSDGLLDMFAAPRDALPEIVDCAGRFGTTKLFGGEIPICGLAGDQQSATIGQACFARGDTKATYGTGAFVLTNAGTAPPSSKNRLLATVLWQLGGRRTYAIEGSVFVAGSLVQWLRDSVRLIETAQETEALARSVKDNGGVYLVPALSGLGAPWWEPDARASISGLSFSATRAHIVRAALEAMAHQSHDLKTAFAADGADWSRLRVDGGMVINDWIAQDLADILAIPVDRPDFAETTALGAAMLAGVGCGMFGGLEEAAKMRGAGVTFEPKLAPDERKARLIGWRNAVTSVVTPAKAGAHLPD; encoded by the coding sequence ATGGGCGAGAATATCCTGGTCATCGACGAGGGCACCACCTCCACGCGCGCGATGCTGTTCGCGCCGTCGGGCAAGTGCCTGGGCAGCCACGCCGCCGAGATCACGCAGCACTATCCCGGCCCGGGCCTGGTCGAGCATGACGCGAACGAGATCTGGCGCCGCAGCCTCGAATGCGCGCATGCCATGGTCCAGCAGGCCGGCGGCGCCGACCGGATCGCCGCGATCGGCATCACCAACCAGCGCGAGACGATCGTCTTCTGGGACAAGACCACCGGCGAGCCGCTCGCCCCCGCCATCGTCTGGCAGGACCGACGCAGCGCCGCTTTGTGCAGCCAGTGGCGCGATGCCGGCGAGGAGCCCGGCGTCCAGGCACGCACCGGGCTACTGCTCGACCCCTATTTCTCCGGCACCAAGATCGCCTGGGCGATGCGCAACTGGCCGCAGCTCAAGGGCGTCGGCGACCGGCTCGCCATCGGCACGATCGAGAGCTGGCTGGTGTGGAAGCTCACCGGCGGCCTGCACGTCACCGATGCGACCAACGCCTCGCGCACGCTCCTCATGGGCCTGGGCTCAGGCGGATGGAGCGACGGGCTGCTCGACATGTTCGCCGCCCCGCGCGACGCGCTGCCCGAGATCGTCGACTGCGCCGGCCGGTTCGGCACGACCAAGCTGTTCGGCGGCGAGATCCCGATCTGCGGCCTCGCCGGCGACCAGCAGTCCGCGACGATCGGCCAGGCCTGTTTCGCGCGCGGCGACACCAAGGCGACCTATGGCACTGGCGCCTTCGTCCTCACCAATGCCGGCACCGCCCCGCCCTCTTCCAAGAACCGCCTGCTCGCTACCGTGCTCTGGCAATTGGGCGGGCGGCGCACCTATGCGATCGAAGGCTCGGTGTTCGTTGCCGGCAGCCTGGTCCAGTGGCTGCGCGACTCGGTGCGCCTGATCGAAACCGCGCAGGAGACCGAGGCGCTGGCCCGCTCGGTGAAGGACAATGGCGGCGTCTATCTGGTGCCCGCTTTGTCCGGCCTCGGCGCGCCCTGGTGGGAGCCCGATGCCCGCGCCTCGATCTCGGGCCTCAGCTTCTCCGCCACCCGCGCGCACATCGTCCGGGCCGCGCTGGAAGCAATGGCGCACCAGAGCCACGACCTGAAGACCGCCTTCGCCGCCGACGGCGCCGACTGGTCGCGCCTGCGCGTCGATGGCGGCATGGTGATCAACGACTGGATCGCCCAGGACCTCGCCGACATCCTCGCCATCCCGGTGGATCGCCCCGACTTCGCCGAAACGACGGCGCTTGGCGCGGCAATGCTGGCGGGCGTCGGCTGCGGCATGTTCGGCGGACTGGAAGAGGCCGCGAAGATGCGCGGCGCGGGCGTGACGTTCGAGCCGAAGCTCGCTCCCGACGAGCGAAAAGCCCGCCTCATCGGCTGGCGCAACGCAGTCACATCAGTCGTCACCCCCGCGAAAGCGGGGGCCCATCTCCCGGATTAA